The genomic DNA ATGGGAcaggatgggatgggatgggatgggcaTGGCCCACAAATGGATCGTATTGTGTTCTTCAGAAAGCGGAAGGTCAGAGCATCAACAGTAACGGCGCCATCGGTTCCTATTGGGCTACTTGGGCtatttgggggggggggagagctGTTCGGGGCTGTCGGGGCGGCATTGGGACGTTGACAAGAGCAGTGCGCCGTCTGGCGTCGGCAACGGCCTAAACACATTTCGTTTGGGGGCGTCATCTTGCGGTCATGGCCGCGTGTTGATGAAGTCGTattggaggggaggggggattCCAGGGGTTGAAGGGGTAAATACACCGACTCATACAGGTAATATCCGTCCGTATGATGCAGACAGAGCTGTCTGTCTCTTGCTCGCTTCGTACACCAAAGAACAACGCCAAAGATCAAGGCAGGGATGgataggaggaggagaaggaggaggagaaggacaaAGAGGTgacgacaagacgagacgaaAGGGCTCTCCCTGCCGCGGATTGAATAGCCAATCCTCCCCGGTTTGGCTGTGGTATGTGCCTGCCGGACTTTCGCTCGATGTGTTTGAACCAATCTCGTGGGACAACAGGCGCATGAGTTGAGGGTGTGCCAGGCATATCCATGACGCACTTTTGCAGTAGATGAACGATAAGGGGAGGGCACAACCCAGATCTGtcagggggggaggcgacCATTGCTGGAAGCTGGGAAAGGAACATTCCCTGAAAAAGAGGGAGGAACGAGTCCGCAGAGCCAATCAAGAGCGGATCCGGCGGTAGAACTGATTTCTAAGCTTGAGCCACTCCCGCGCGCGAACTGCAAGTACAAAGTATCtgcacagagagagagaggtacTTGTCCGTATACTGCCAGGTACAGGTAGGGACTACTGGCTGTCACCCCCACACCACTCGGCCGACAAGCTCACAACAACACACGCAAAACAATCGTCTTCGAGTCTGTCGGAGTTTCGTAAGGGCTGTCGCGCGGCCCAGCATCCTCGGTCCCCGAATCCCGCTTACAGAGACAACAGCCCCCAAGGCTAGCGTGCCACAGAATGATGCCTGAAGGACTGATATGGGCGCTCGAATGGCTAACGCAGTCGACAAGGTTCGGTAGTCACTCAGTTTCAGCACCGACGCGGTGGTCCGGTCCCGCGGTTCCGTCCACCTGGAGGAGCCACGCTGCTCGTGCCCGTCCTCTCGGCTGGACAGTTAACAAAAGACAGTCACAGTCCACACGTGCTGACAGAGGTCGTCAGGCTCTCTTTCGTCTCATGTGGTTATGGTTTTCGTCTTCCGGTTTCCGACTCGACCTCACCcctgcccctccctcccctctcttccAAACAACCGTCCGTGAGCGACTGGTTCGAGATGGCAACCAGTCCCATCTGCGGGTCGGTGTGTTGGCTGCTATCGACGGCATATCCCCTGGCATTCCGTGAGGGTGCGCTGTCTTACTGTCTTGTAGAGCATCCACTCAGATTGTCAGATGGTGTTTTGTCTGGCGACAACGTGCTCTGTTCCCTCTGCCCTggcccctccctccgccaTGTGTCTGTCGTCTGTCTGGACCGTCTTCTTGAACCCCTTCTGCCGTGTCCCGTCGGGCCCTGGTCTCAACGTCGGTTGTGTTGAACAGCATGAGTCGCTATTTCACGCACACCCCACCCGACTGCAGCATTCCAAAGGCCACGCCATATTGCAAAGGGAATGCTCAAAGCTCGTCAAGGCTTGATTGCTTAACTCGAGTAAGGGTCCCTCGAGTGGAATGTGAGAGGGGTAGGAGCGAGACACACAAATCGAaacgtcctcctcctcaccctcctcctcctcctcctgctccccTCCCTTCGATAGCAGGGACGCGATAGTGAGACCCTGCCTCGGCAACTGCGACCACGCCGGTAAGGGTGGTCGTCGGGCCGACTTTGTGTGAGATGCTGCTGTTCTCATTGAAACGAAATGGTTAGTTAACTCCGGCTGCCAATCATGGCCGAATTCGATGCACCCTCGCGATGTGTCGTCGTAACTGACTTTGGTCTATGCTTGCGCTGCATGTTGCAGCACGAGTTAACTCTCCTGCGGGCGGAGCTGGAGTTGCTAGATTTGAGCATCCGACTTGTGCAAGATCCACTCAGGCCGTTGCTTAATTAAGGGAGAAAGTGTAAAAAAATACACTTGCTCTGTGTGAAGGTCGTCTTGGTGGAAAATGACTTGCGATAAAATGCATAAAAATACATGCGCCTCGTCCGTCATGAAGACGATGATAGTGACTGACAAGCTGGGTCAGGTATAAACCACAGCATCTGAGTTGCAACCATTGCGCCTGTGATGATTGGTGCCGCTCACCTCATTTGACCGAGAAAGAAACTGCCGGCGTGTTTCGGTATATCTCGGTGAGTCGTGCTACAGCTGGGAGGAGCGGAACCAATCAACACCATTTCTGCTTGCTTACTAACATCCGTCACTCAGCCTTGTGTACCTAAATCCTTGACGATTGGCCTCGCGACTCAATTTCCTTTGCGCAACGAACGCCCTCGCGACGGGGACTTTCGACAACCACAgccacaacaacaacaacaaacacGCCACTGACCCGATTTCATCAGTCAGGTAATCCAAAATGGGTGTCGTCAAGGGAGGCGTCTGGACCAACATCGAGGATGAAATCCTCAAGGCCTCCGTTTCCAAGTATGGCCTGAACCAGTGGGCGCGTGTCTCGTCGCTGCTCGCCCGCAAGACCCCGAAGCAATGCAAGGCCAGATGGAACGAGTGGTTGGATCCGAGCATCAAGAAGACGGAATGGAgcaaagaagaagacgaaaagCTCCTCCACCTCGCCAAGCTCATGCCCACCCAATGGCGCACCATCGCACCCGCCGTCGGCCGAACCGCCAACCAATGCCTCGAACGATACCagaagctcctcgacgaagcAGAAGCCAGGGAGGCCGGCCAGTTGGGCCTCACAGGCATAGACGGAGGCGAGGCATCCGCGCCTAGCGCCGACGATGTTAGAAGATTGCGCCCCGGCGAAGTCGATCCGGACCCCGAAAGCAAGCCGGCCCGACCCGATACGATCGATCTCGACGAAGATGAAAAAGAGATGCTGAGCGAAGCGAGAGCACGTCTCGCAAACACACAAGGAAAGAAAGCGAAGAGAAAGGCTAGAGAACGTCAGCAGGAGGAGTCGCGCCGCTTGGCCGCCCTCCAGAAGCGCCGTGAGCTCAAGACGGCCGGCATCAACATCAAGGTCGTCACACGCAAGAAGGGCCAGATGGACTACAAcgccgacatcccctttGAGAGAAAGGCCGCCCCGGGCTTCTACGACACCGTCGAAGAGCAGGTCCGCAACGAGCACCAACGCGAGGCGTTCGACCCGAGAAAACAGCAGATTGCAAGCAAGCGCaagggcgatggcgacgacgacggcgagagcaagaggaggaagaaggaaaaggatGCGCCCTCAGCATCGTTCCAAGCCGCCGTGAAGGCCGGCCAGATGCAGAAGATCCGAGAGGCCGAGCAGAGCAGCAAAAGAAGGGCGCTGAACCTGCCAGCTCCCCAGGTGAGCGAGGGCGAATTGGAGGAAATCGTCAAGATGGGCATGATGGGCGAGAGGGCAAGCATGATGGCGCGCGAAAGCGACAACGATGCGACGCGGGGACTAATCAGCGAATACTCGACCTTGAACAACAGCGCGCCAATTCGAACCCCACGAGCCCCTGCCCAAGAAGACCACATCGCCAACGAGATCCGGAACATCAGAGCCTTGACAAACACCCAGTCCTCATTGCTAGGCGGAGAGAACACGCCTCTGCACGAAGGATCCGAGTCGACCGGGTTTGACGGTGTCGCCCCTCGCAAGCAAGTCGTCGCAACACCGAACCCTCTGGCGACTCCCATGCATGCCAATGGTGTCGGCCAGACTCCCGCACGTGTTGGACAGACTCCGATGAGGACACCTCGCGACAGCTTTGCCTTGAACGCCGATGGGACCCAGGCCCTCGTCTCGGCGACACCCCAAGAAGTCAAACTGCGACAGATGGCGCTGCGCAGCCAACTCAAGCAAGGCCTAGCGTCTCTGCCCAAGCCCAAAGACACCGAATGGGAGCTTGAGCTTCCCGAAGACCAACGGGAGGTGGCCGCGAACGAGGACATGCTCATGGAAGATGCCGGTGAAAGGGATCGCCGGGAACGCGAGTTCAGGGCAGCCCAGGAAGCTCTGGAAGCGCGGAGGCGGACACAAGTCATGCAGAGACAGTTGCCCCGGCCGGTCAAAGTCGACGTGTCCGCACTGTTGTCAAGTGCCGAAACCATTCAGGACACCGCCAAGTCGCTCATCGCTAGAGAAGCTGCCGCGCTGGTCGCCAACGATGCTGCCAAGTATCCTTTGCCCGGGTCTAAAGTCAGCGGGATCGCCCCTCGTTTGGACACCATCAGCGACGATGACTTGGCCGAGGCACGCCTTCAGATCCTGTCCGAGACAAAGCCGAAACCTTCTGCGGCCGAGATCCAAGCTTCATTCGAGGGCCGCAGCAAGAACTCATTCTTACTTGGCTTGGGATGTtatggcgacgacgaagaggaagaggaggcggCCATGAAAGAGGCCTTTGAGGTATGAGAAATTCCCTTTGTACCCCCCCCactccttttcctttttgttCTCTGGCTCGAGTTGCTAACATTATGCCAGTCTATGCAAGACTCGATCGCGACTACTGCCGAGGAGGGTATCAAGCTTGAGAAGAAGCTGGGCTTGCATCTGGGTGGATACCAGAAGCGGCAGAAGATGCTGAAGGACAAGATcggcgcggccgccgaggcaCTGGAAAAGGCGGACAATGCACTCAGCGGGTTCAAGACACTCGCTATTTCGGAAGAAGTCGCGATCCAGCGACGTCTGGCTGCGTTGAGAGACGAGGTCGGCTTCGTCAGCACAAGAGAACGCGAGGCACAAGAGCTGTATCGCAAGACGAAGGACGAACTCGATGCGCTGCGGGCTAACGGGGTCAATGGGCATTACTGAAACATGTGTAATATTACAGGATGATGAAGGGAAGGCTgttagtagtagtagtagtactactactaccaccactgctactactactacgaCTGCCTGGACACGACAAATTTGAAAAGCTGTATGATGTCGCTCCATGGAACGGTCCGCTAGATGCCATGCAAGATGCTACAATGTGCCACAATAAAGACCGACTTTTCGTTTTACCAagaacaacagcaacacaCCAGGTCGCGCCCGATCTTACTTCCTCGAGCCGAGCCGGGGCAGCTTGATGGGGACCAACAGGCACACCGACAGGAAGGCTATCACAGTGCAGCACAAGAAAGTCGTCCTCAGCGCCGCCTCGTAGCTCATGACGACCTGCTCGCGGTACAGCTCGGGCAGCTTGACGATGGACTCGACGCTCTCCCTGACCTTGCGGATGACCTCGTCCTTGTCAGGCCCCTGGACGTACTCGTTGAGATACCCGACGAGGGCGTTCTGCACGACGAGGCTGCTGCtcgcgacgccgaggaccatGCCGAGCGAGCGCCAGAGGATGAGGGTGCTCGTGACGACAGCCTGCTCGCGCTGCTCGCTGGCGACGAGAATGGCCATGAAGGAACCCGGGAACTGGAAGCCCTGGCCGATTGAGGAGGGCACCAGGCAGAGGAGGTAGACCCACGAGGCCCAGCCGCGGCGCATGCTGGAGAGGGCGACGGTGCCGATGAGGAgagcgacggcgccggtgagGACAGGCCACTTGAGGCGGCGGGTGTAGGTGATGAGGAAACCCGTTGCGGTGCCAACCGCCGAGgagacgagggaggggatgACAAGGCGCAGGCCGGAGGAGGTGGCCGTCGTCAGGAGGACGGcctggaagaagaggggacTGGCCGGGCTGTCAGTTGGGGGTCGTTCGTGACGAACGCTTGTGAGGCAGCCGTAAAAGCACAATGGATCGATTGgtgtgatgatgatggtggtcACACGGGGCACACTTACATGTTGAAGAGGATGGCGTTGCTCAGAagggcggcgaagaagtTGGAGAAGATGATGTTCATGCGCGGCGACCGGCGAACGAGGTAGAGGGGCATGATGGGACGGGCGACGTAGGACTGGACGTAGAGGAAGACGGGGAAGCAGACGCCGAAGATAACGAGGGACGCGATCACGACGGGGTGAGACCCTAGAGGTGTCTAGTCAGTCACCGAGCTTGGGTGGGGAGGGTTTGTTTTGAGATCACGATCATCCAGGAGGAGCTGTTGACTTACACGGCAGGATGTTTCCCCCCAGGTTCTGCAAAGCGAAAAGAGGTTAGATATCTGAGCAGCCGGGTCTCACGACGTTTCCACCCGTTCACACATGGGAGACTCACCAgaccgaggacgaagaaggtGATGGACGTGGTCAGGAGGATGGAGCCCTTGAAGTCAAAGGCCTTGAGCGCCTGGACAAAGGTCTCCCGCttgccgacgaggccgaggtcgctgggaacggcgatgacggcgatgacgcaGCAGAGGATCAGGGGCGGGACCTGGACGCCGAACTCCCAGCGCCAGCCGAGGTGgtcggccatggcgccgCCCAGGGCGGCCCCGAGGGCGGACCCGACGCCGTAGATCATGTTGATATACGACTGGTATGCGCCGCGGTTCCTGTACTCCGTCGTCAGTATACAATTGGGCGGGCGTAGCTCTTGGGaccgagggggagggggggggggggggggggggagaacaCGACTCCTCCGTCATGGAGGGATGTCGTGTCGAGAACGAGACAATGTTTGAAAAGAGAAAACAAATCAAGggaaaccaaaaaaaaaaaaaaaaactcacTCGATCGGGACCAGGTCGCTGACGATGATGCTGCCCAAGGTCATCATGCCCCCCGCACCGAGGCCACAGAGGGCGCGGGCGAAGATGAAGCTCGTCATGCTCTGGGCGAGGGCGCACCACATGGTGGCGAAGGTGAAGATGACCATGGTCGCGACGTAGGGCGGCTTGCGGCCGATGCTGTCGGACAGGCGGCCGAGCAAGGGCTGGAAGGCGGACGAGGTCAGCAGGAAGGCGGTGGACAGCCACGAGGCGCTGTGGGAGGCGTGGAAGTAGGAGGTGATGACGGGGTGGGACGAGGCCATGATGGTGCCGTCGAAGCAGGCGATGAAGTAGGTCAGCAGGATCTCGGCGAAGATGAACCAGaagcgggagcgggagaTGCCGTTGAGATACGgggtcgaggcggcgctgctgacggagacggcgtcgtccgagtcgcggtctcggtcgtcgtcggagtcagcggcggcggagtcGGCGACAGCATCGCGGTCAGAGCGGCTGGCGAGCGAGGGCCGGCGGTTCTTGGAGGCGGTGCTGTAGCGGCGGGGACCCCGGAGGAGTGGGTTCACGGTCGACTCGGGCTCGAGGAAGGGGCCCGAGGTGGGGAGGGACCGCGACAGGAGGATGTCAAAGTCATTCGGCGGGATGGCGTCCGCGTCCTGCTGCGTGATGGGCAGAGGGGTCGTTGGCTCGTCGACCTGGAGGAGAGGCGTGCGCTCATCCGTTGCTCGGGAGGGTTGGCCGTtggaggccggcgacgactcGGGTTTCGTCCAGGGTGCCATCGTTATTTGGTTTGCTGTCCGACGTAATGGGGATAATCTGGGGGTGATATTCTTCACGATAAGACCGGATTGAGGTTGCCGGGCGGGGGAGATCTGCTCATGAATCAGTTGCCGTCGTCTAAAAgaccgcccccccccctcccgagGGCTGAAAAGCTTACCTGAAAGACCCCAATCTAAGTTTATTGCCTGGATGGGACGATTTCGGTCAAGGATTGCGGTTTGCAGACCAACGTGGATTCTCAAGAATCCAGGATGTGCCTGTCGACTTTCACTCTTCTCGGATCGATTTTATGTAGCTGGATTTGAACCAAAAGTATGGAAAAATGACACGGGCGACATGTACAAAAGCCACTGCCATGAGTCAAAGCCAAGGTGAGCAGAGTGCTGAAAGGAAGTTGAgtggaagagaaaagagggagagaagagtcCCCATTCAGAAAACGGGACCGCTTCCTGTTTTTCCCCTGGTCCCCCCCGGTCCGTTGTCGACTCGATCGGGGAAAGGACAATGGGAAAGTCGTTAGAACCTGTTCCCCCGGCGATTTGATCATGCAGTGTGAGGGATAATACAGGCCATTGTAGGTACATCCATAGATGcatgggcatgggcatggTCCCGTCCCAGCCTCCTCCCGTCCACCGCGCCGGTCACGGCCCGGCCTTTGCGCGCTGGCTAAAGCTCCCGGCAGCGGCCCATGTGACTGCTTCCAACGTCTCGAAT from Colletotrichum higginsianum IMI 349063 chromosome 3, whole genome shotgun sequence includes the following:
- a CDS encoding Major facilitator superfamily transporter, translating into MAPWTKPESSPASNGQPSRATDERTPLLQVDEPTTPLPITQQDADAIPPNDFDILLSRSLPTSGPFLEPESTVNPLLRGPRRYSTASKNRRPSLASRSDRDAVADSAAADSDDDRDRDSDDAVSVSSAASTPYLNGISRSRFWFIFAEILLTYFIACFDGTIMASSHPVITSYFHASHSASWLSTAFLLTSSAFQPLLGRLSDSIGRKPPYVATMVIFTFATMWCALAQSMTSFIFARALCGLGAGGMMTLGSIIVSDLVPIENRGAYQSYINMIYGVGSALGAALGGAMADHLGWRWEFGVQVPPLILCCVIAVIAVPSDLGLVGKRETFVQALKAFDFKGSILLTTSITFFVLGLNLGGNILPWSHPVVIASLVIFGVCFPVFLYVQSYVARPIMPLYLVRRSPRMNIIFSNFFAALLSNAILFNIPLFFQAVLLTTATSSGLRLVIPSLVSSAVGTATGFLITYTRRLKWPVLTGAVALLIGTVALSSMRRGWASWVYLLCLVPSSIGQGFQFPGSFMAILVASEQREQAVVTSTLILWRSLGMVLGVASSSLVVQNALVGYLNEYVQGPDKDEVIRKVRESVESIVKLPELYREQVVMSYEAALRTTFLCCTVIAFLSVCLLVPIKLPRLGSRK
- a CDS encoding Pre-mRNA-splicing factor cef-1 — protein: MGVVKGGVWTNIEDEILKASVSKYGLNQWARVSSLLARKTPKQCKARWNEWLDPSIKKTEWSKEEDEKLLHLAKLMPTQWRTIAPAVGRTANQCLERYQKLLDEAEAREAGQLGLTGIDGGEASAPSADDVRRLRPGEVDPDPESKPARPDTIDLDEDEKEMLSEARARLANTQGKKAKRKARERQQEESRRLAALQKRRELKTAGINIKVVTRKKGQMDYNADIPFERKAAPGFYDTVEEQVRNEHQREAFDPRKQQIASKRKGDGDDDGESKRRKKEKDAPSASFQAAVKAGQMQKIREAEQSSKRRALNLPAPQVSEGELEEIVKMGMMGERASMMARESDNDATRGLISEYSTLNNSAPIRTPRAPAQEDHIANEIRNIRALTNTQSSLLGGENTPLHEGSESTGFDGVAPRKQVVATPNPLATPMHANGVGQTPARVGQTPMRTPRDSFALNADGTQALVSATPQEVKLRQMALRSQLKQGLASLPKPKDTEWELELPEDQREVAANEDMLMEDAGERDRREREFRAAQEALEARRRTQVMQRQLPRPVKVDVSALLSSAETIQDTAKSLIAREAAALVANDAAKYPLPGSKVSGIAPRLDTISDDDLAEARLQILSETKPKPSAAEIQASFEGRSKNSFLLGLGCYGDDEEEEEAAMKEAFESMQDSIATTAEEGIKLEKKLGLHLGGYQKRQKMLKDKIGAAAEALEKADNALSGFKTLAISEEVAIQRRLAALRDEVGFVSTREREAQELYRKTKDELDALRANGVNGHY